One genomic window of Actinoalloteichus hoggarensis includes the following:
- a CDS encoding sterol carrier family protein, whose product MAARRRLDPQEARAAVAAVGDWLADGETARPERTVLAAAVRLSLRTLEQVAPGHTVEVRVPPFAAVQCVAGPRHTRGTPPNVVETDPRTWLELATGRLSWDDALAAGRVSASGGRADLSHWLPLF is encoded by the coding sequence ATGGCTGCACGACGTCGGCTCGACCCTCAGGAGGCCAGGGCCGCCGTGGCGGCGGTCGGCGACTGGTTGGCCGACGGGGAGACGGCACGACCGGAGCGCACGGTGCTCGCCGCCGCGGTGCGGCTCAGTCTGCGCACCCTCGAACAGGTCGCGCCGGGCCACACCGTCGAGGTGCGAGTGCCGCCCTTCGCCGCGGTGCAGTGCGTGGCAGGCCCGCGACACACCCGAGGGACTCCGCCCAACGTGGTGGAGACCGATCCCCGTACCTGGCTGGAGCTCGCCACCGGGAGGCTGTCCTGGGACGACGCGCTGGCGGCGGGCCGGGTCAGCGCCTCCGGCGGTCGGGCCGACCTCTCACACTGGCTTCCGCTGTTCTGA
- a CDS encoding glycoside hydrolase family 15 protein, protein MGHSAGPRPPSSRVRPASDAGLPGLIEDYAMLSDLRTAALVGKDGSLDWLCLPRFDSPSCFSRLLGDDRAGHWRITPVEEVLEVRRRYRKDTMILETDFHTAHGVVRLVDAMEPHPDHEDLPTRLIRMVYGLTGSVQLRLDWVVRFAYADSVPWVRRVQEEDSTECVFAVAGPDAVVLRGEPLPKPVPHRLAHEAVFTVNAGESRAWVMQYRWAAQSPPAWVDPGECLRRTERYWRDWTSKIQYSGPCEAAVRRSLITLKGLIYAPSGGIVAAPTTSLPEALGGSRNWDYRYCWLRDATLTLLALDSLGCGAEAAAWRDWLLRAVAGDPADLQIMYAIDGRRHLLEWEVDWLIGYHGATPVRVGNGAFRQRQLDVYGEVMDALHLARERGLAETAESWALQRALLADLERVWHLPDHGLWEVRGPERHFTHSRVMVWVAFDRAVHAVEEFGLPGPVARWRELRDRVHAEVLREGWNQELGTFTQYYGGTELDAATLLLPMLGFLPGADERIVGTIEAIDRDLRHGDLVDRYSTEPGISPIDGLSGREGSFIACSFWFVNALELSGRCDEALAMFHRLVALANDVGLYSEEYDSRGRRFTGNFPQAFSQLAMVDSAALLALNAPRRHEPDRRNGRASRHHHARRHADDGRRPE, encoded by the coding sequence ATGGGGCACTCCGCCGGGCCACGTCCTCCCTCGTCGCGGGTGCGGCCCGCGAGCGACGCGGGCCTGCCCGGCCTCATCGAGGACTACGCGATGCTGTCCGACCTGCGCACCGCGGCCCTGGTGGGCAAGGACGGGTCACTGGACTGGCTGTGTCTGCCCCGTTTCGACTCGCCGTCCTGCTTCTCCCGGCTGCTCGGCGACGACCGGGCGGGTCACTGGCGGATCACACCGGTCGAGGAGGTCCTCGAGGTCCGGCGGCGCTACCGCAAGGACACGATGATCCTGGAGACCGACTTCCACACCGCGCACGGCGTGGTGCGTCTGGTGGACGCGATGGAACCGCATCCCGATCACGAGGACCTGCCGACCCGGCTGATCCGCATGGTGTACGGGCTCACGGGCTCGGTGCAGCTGCGGCTGGACTGGGTGGTGCGCTTCGCGTACGCGGACTCGGTTCCGTGGGTCCGTCGAGTCCAGGAGGAGGACTCGACGGAGTGCGTCTTCGCCGTCGCGGGCCCGGACGCCGTGGTGCTGCGGGGAGAGCCGCTGCCGAAGCCGGTGCCGCATCGACTGGCCCACGAGGCAGTCTTCACCGTCAACGCCGGGGAGAGCCGGGCGTGGGTGATGCAGTACCGGTGGGCCGCGCAGTCCCCGCCCGCCTGGGTCGATCCGGGCGAGTGTCTGCGGCGCACGGAGCGGTACTGGCGCGACTGGACGTCGAAGATCCAGTACAGCGGGCCGTGTGAGGCGGCGGTACGTCGATCGCTGATCACCCTCAAGGGGCTGATCTACGCGCCGAGCGGCGGCATCGTCGCCGCCCCGACCACCTCGCTGCCGGAGGCGCTCGGCGGGTCGCGCAACTGGGACTACCGGTACTGCTGGCTGCGGGACGCCACGTTGACCCTGCTGGCCCTGGATTCGCTGGGTTGCGGGGCGGAGGCGGCGGCCTGGCGCGACTGGCTGCTACGGGCGGTGGCGGGTGACCCGGCCGACCTACAGATCATGTACGCGATCGACGGGCGACGTCACCTGCTCGAATGGGAGGTGGACTGGCTGATCGGCTATCACGGCGCCACGCCGGTGCGGGTGGGCAACGGCGCGTTCCGTCAACGGCAGCTCGACGTCTACGGCGAGGTGATGGACGCCCTGCACCTGGCCAGGGAGCGCGGCCTCGCGGAGACCGCCGAGTCGTGGGCGTTGCAGCGTGCCCTGCTGGCGGATCTGGAACGGGTCTGGCACCTGCCGGATCACGGTCTGTGGGAGGTACGCGGACCGGAACGGCACTTCACCCATTCCAGGGTGATGGTCTGGGTGGCCTTCGACCGCGCGGTGCACGCCGTCGAGGAGTTCGGCCTGCCGGGGCCGGTGGCGCGGTGGCGCGAGCTTCGGGACCGGGTGCACGCCGAGGTGCTGCGGGAAGGCTGGAACCAGGAGCTCGGCACCTTCACCCAGTACTACGGGGGGACCGAGTTGGACGCCGCCACGCTGCTGCTGCCCATGCTGGGCTTCCTGCCGGGCGCCGACGAGCGGATCGTGGGCACGATCGAGGCGATCGACCGCGATCTGCGACATGGCGATCTGGTGGACCGGTACTCGACGGAACCCGGCATCTCGCCGATCGACGGGCTGAGCGGCCGGGAGGGCTCGTTCATCGCCTGTTCGTTCTGGTTCGTCAACGCGCTGGAGCTCTCCGGCCGGTGTGACGAGGCGCTGGCCATGTTCCATCGGCTCGTGGCGTTGGCCAACGACGTGGGACTGTACTCGGAGGAGTACGACTCGCGGGGTCGCCGGTTCACCGGCAACTTCCCCCAGGCCTTCAGTCAGCTCGCCATGGTCGACTCGGCGGCGCTGCTGGCGTTGAACGCCCCCCGTAGGCATGAGCCCGACCGCAGGAACGGCCGGGCGTCCCGGCATCACCATGCTCGTCGACACGCCGACGACGGACGTCGTCCCGAGTGA